CCTCTTTGAAATTTGATTTGTAATTTTGCATTTTGATATTTATATTTGATATTTAATATTTGATATTTGATATTTATTTGTTGTCTCCCTCAAATCCTATTTTGCAGAACCCTATACACTATTTTAATCTTTATGCTAGATTAAGACACCACCCAATTTTCATCGTCATTTGTGCCCTGGAGGGGCATGAGCGTTTCTCCTTATCATTCTTATGTTATTATCATACCTTAGCCATACAGAATTTCTGAGATGGCTCATTTAGCTGAAATTGAAAATTAGAAATTAGGGAATTAAGATTTCGATTCTCTAACTTTCATTTCACAACCTCAACTACTCGCCAGTGTTTAAGTTTTGATAAAGGTCTTGTTTCCATAATACTTACTTGCGAACCTACCTGGCAGATATTTTTTTCGTCATGGGCATAGAATTTACTTCTTCTTTTTATAACCTTTTTATAAAGTGGATGTTTAACGGCACTAACAACTGAGACGACAACGGTCTTGTCCATTTTATTACTAATTACTGTGCCAACTTTAACCTTTCTGGGTTTTCTTTGTTGTTCCATTAATGTTTCTCCCTTATACCTAATTCGTATTCTCTCAAGAGTGTATTTATTTTTGCGATTGAGCGTCTTAATGTCCGAATTTTTGAAGGATTTTCTAAATGTTTCATAGCAGAATGTGCTCGTAAATTTAGCACCTCACCAAAAAATTTCTCTTTCTGGCTTTTTAACTCATCTAAATCCATTTCTTTTAAGTCTCTAAAATCTCTAAGTTTCACTTATTATTCTCCTTCTCTTGTTACGAATTTTGTTTTTATCGGTAACTTATGAGCAGTTAAAAGGAGTGCTTCGTGGGCTAATTCTTTTGTTACGCCGCCTAATTCATAAAGAATCCGTCCAGGTTTAACAACAGCAACCCAATATTCAGGTGCTCCTTTACCTTTACCCATTCTTGTTTCAGCCGGTTTTTTGGTTACAGATTTATCCGGGAATATTCTAATCCACAATTTACCACCCCTTTTAATATGTCTGGAGATAGCAATTCTGCCGGCTTCGATTTGTCTATTGGTTATCCAACCACACTCTAATGCCTGTAAGCCATATTCTCCAAAGTTAAGTTGAGCGCCGGCGGTAGATATTCCCTTTCGTCTACCGCGATGTGTTTTTCGATATTTAACTCGTTTGGGCATCAACATTGATTTCTTCCTCCATTAATTTCGCTCCTAATCCCATTAATCTTGCTTTTTCTCTCTCTTCCTCAGATAAAATCTCACCTTTAAATATCCACACCTTTATCCCAATTCGGCCATAGGTAGTTACTGCTTCTGCGGTGGCATAATCGATTTCAGCTCTCAGGGTATGAAGTGGAACTCGTCCTTCCCGATACCACTCACTTCGAGCTATTTCTGCACCGCCAAGCCTACCACCACAGGTTACTTTAATTCCTTTAGCCCCATGGCGCAGCGCCGTTATAACTGCCTGTCTCATTGCCCTTCTAAAAGAGATTCTTTTTTCTATCTGGATAGCGATATTTTCTGCAACCACCTGAGCCTCTAATTCTGGTTCTTTAATCTCATTAATATCAATTTGAATCTGGAGGTTAGTCATTTTTAGAATTTCCTGGCGTAATTTTTCTACATCCTGTCCTCTGCGACCAATGACTATTCCCGGTCGAGCAGTATAAATGGTAATTCTCATTTTCTGCCCAAATCGCTCAATAATGATTTTTGACACACCAGTTCTCTTCAATCTCTCTTTGATAAACTTTCGAATTTTCAAGTCTTCAATCAAATCATTTCTATAGGATTTTTTTGAAAACCAGCGTGATTCCCAATCATAGATATACTTTAACCTGAAACCTATTGGATGAACCTTTTGTCCCAAATTTTACTCTCCCTTTCTTATACTTTCATAAACTCAGGTAGCACTATCGCCCAATTTATTAATTGCACCAATAAAATTACCAGGGCAATCAATACAACTACCTTTAAAATAAACTTTATCATATCTTTCTTTTCTTTACCCTTCGAATACTCCCGATAATAACCAATTGTTTCATAGACCGTGAGAAGTGTGACTAAAGCCATTAACGCTACATAAACCCATAATGTCATTTTACATTACCTCCTTTTTTTTATTTCAGAAGTTACTGTCCTCTGACTTCTGAG
This bacterium DNA region includes the following protein-coding sequences:
- the rpsQ gene encoding 30S ribosomal protein S17, producing the protein MEQQRKPRKVKVGTVISNKMDKTVVVSVVSAVKHPLYKKVIKRRSKFYAHDEKNICQVGSQVSIMETRPLSKLKHWRVVEVVK
- the rpmC gene encoding 50S ribosomal protein L29 — protein: MKLRDFRDLKEMDLDELKSQKEKFFGEVLNLRAHSAMKHLENPSKIRTLRRSIAKINTLLREYELGIREKH
- the rplP gene encoding 50S ribosomal protein L16; this translates as MLMPKRVKYRKTHRGRRKGISTAGAQLNFGEYGLQALECGWITNRQIEAGRIAISRHIKRGGKLWIRIFPDKSVTKKPAETRMGKGKGAPEYWVAVVKPGRILYELGGVTKELAHEALLLTAHKLPIKTKFVTREGE
- the rpsC gene encoding 30S ribosomal protein S3, producing the protein MGQKVHPIGFRLKYIYDWESRWFSKKSYRNDLIEDLKIRKFIKERLKRTGVSKIIIERFGQKMRITIYTARPGIVIGRRGQDVEKLRQEILKMTNLQIQIDINEIKEPELEAQVVAENIAIQIEKRISFRRAMRQAVITALRHGAKGIKVTCGGRLGGAEIARSEWYREGRVPLHTLRAEIDYATAEAVTTYGRIGIKVWIFKGEILSEEEREKARLMGLGAKLMEEEINVDAQTS